In Sorghum bicolor cultivar BTx623 chromosome 8, Sorghum_bicolor_NCBIv3, whole genome shotgun sequence, one genomic interval encodes:
- the LOC8068853 gene encoding psbP domain-containing protein 1, chloroplastic isoform X2 — MATTAAAAAAASAFSHGHGRSRRCPPRSRSRATVARCGLLLPVPRRNVLSTMLSTSTILLLGPRQITLAETSGGAFREYIDIFDGYTFLYPKSWIQVRGAGADIFFRDPFVLDENMSVEISSPSSSKYMSVEDLGPPEKAAEKVLKQYLTEFMSTRLGVRRESNVLSAVSKVADDGKLYYEVEVNIKSYASNNELAVMPQDRVQSLEWDRRYLSVLGVENKRLYELRLQTPEQVFMQEEEDIRRVMDSFRVIKTA, encoded by the exons ATGGCCACTACTGCCGCGGCCGCAGCCGCAGCCAGTGCCTTCTCCCACGGCCACGGGCGGAGCCGGAGGTGTCCCCCACGCTCGCGCTCGCGGGCCACCGTCGCACGCTGTGGTCTCCTACTACCTG TTCCCAGGAGGAATGTGCTGTCGACAATGCTCTCCACTTCGACGATCCTGCTCTTGGGTCCGAGACAGATCACCTTAGCAGAGACATCCGGTGGCGCATTCAGGGAGTACATCGACATATTTGATGGCTACACTTTCCTGTACCCGAAGAGCTGGATCCAGGTCCGGGGAGCTGGCGCGGACATATTCTTCAGAGACCCCTTCGTCCTCGACGAGAACATGTCGGTCGAGAtatcgtcgccgtcgtcgtccaaGTACATGAGCGTCGAGGATCTTGGCCCTCCGGAGAAGGCTGCAGAGAAGGTTCTGAAGCAGTACCTGACGGAGTTCATGTCCACCAGGCTGGGCGTTCGGCGCGAGTCCAACGTCCTGTCGGCGGTGTCCAAGGTCGCTGACGATGGCAAGCTCTACTACGAAGTTGAG GTGAACATAAAATCCTATGCGAGCAACAACGAGCTGGCCGTGATGCCGCAGGACAGGGTGCAGAGCCTGGAGTGGGACCGCCGGTACTTGTCGGTGCTCGGCGTCGAGAACAAGCGGCTCTACGAGCTCCGGCTGCAGACGCCGGAGCAGGTGTTCATGCAGGAAGAGGAAGACATCAGAAGAGTCATGGACTCCTTCAGGGTCATCAAGACGGCGTAG
- the LOC8068853 gene encoding psbP domain-containing protein 1, chloroplastic isoform X1, with product MATTAAAAAAASAFSHGHGRSRRCPPRSRSRATVARCGLLLPAKISAVPRRNVLSTMLSTSTILLLGPRQITLAETSGGAFREYIDIFDGYTFLYPKSWIQVRGAGADIFFRDPFVLDENMSVEISSPSSSKYMSVEDLGPPEKAAEKVLKQYLTEFMSTRLGVRRESNVLSAVSKVADDGKLYYEVEVNIKSYASNNELAVMPQDRVQSLEWDRRYLSVLGVENKRLYELRLQTPEQVFMQEEEDIRRVMDSFRVIKTA from the exons ATGGCCACTACTGCCGCGGCCGCAGCCGCAGCCAGTGCCTTCTCCCACGGCCACGGGCGGAGCCGGAGGTGTCCCCCACGCTCGCGCTCGCGGGCCACCGTCGCACGCTGTGGTCTCCTACTACCTG CTAAGATTTCTGCAGTTCCCAGGAGGAATGTGCTGTCGACAATGCTCTCCACTTCGACGATCCTGCTCTTGGGTCCGAGACAGATCACCTTAGCAGAGACATCCGGTGGCGCATTCAGGGAGTACATCGACATATTTGATGGCTACACTTTCCTGTACCCGAAGAGCTGGATCCAGGTCCGGGGAGCTGGCGCGGACATATTCTTCAGAGACCCCTTCGTCCTCGACGAGAACATGTCGGTCGAGAtatcgtcgccgtcgtcgtccaaGTACATGAGCGTCGAGGATCTTGGCCCTCCGGAGAAGGCTGCAGAGAAGGTTCTGAAGCAGTACCTGACGGAGTTCATGTCCACCAGGCTGGGCGTTCGGCGCGAGTCCAACGTCCTGTCGGCGGTGTCCAAGGTCGCTGACGATGGCAAGCTCTACTACGAAGTTGAG GTGAACATAAAATCCTATGCGAGCAACAACGAGCTGGCCGTGATGCCGCAGGACAGGGTGCAGAGCCTGGAGTGGGACCGCCGGTACTTGTCGGTGCTCGGCGTCGAGAACAAGCGGCTCTACGAGCTCCGGCTGCAGACGCCGGAGCAGGTGTTCATGCAGGAAGAGGAAGACATCAGAAGAGTCATGGACTCCTTCAGGGTCATCAAGACGGCGTAG
- the LOC8068853 gene encoding psbP domain-containing protein 1, chloroplastic isoform X3: MLSTSTILLLGPRQITLAETSGGAFREYIDIFDGYTFLYPKSWIQVRGAGADIFFRDPFVLDENMSVEISSPSSSKYMSVEDLGPPEKAAEKVLKQYLTEFMSTRLGVRRESNVLSAVSKVADDGKLYYEVEVNIKSYASNNELAVMPQDRVQSLEWDRRYLSVLGVENKRLYELRLQTPEQVFMQEEEDIRRVMDSFRVIKTA, from the exons ATGCTCTCCACTTCGACGATCCTGCTCTTGGGTCCGAGACAGATCACCTTAGCAGAGACATCCGGTGGCGCATTCAGGGAGTACATCGACATATTTGATGGCTACACTTTCCTGTACCCGAAGAGCTGGATCCAGGTCCGGGGAGCTGGCGCGGACATATTCTTCAGAGACCCCTTCGTCCTCGACGAGAACATGTCGGTCGAGAtatcgtcgccgtcgtcgtccaaGTACATGAGCGTCGAGGATCTTGGCCCTCCGGAGAAGGCTGCAGAGAAGGTTCTGAAGCAGTACCTGACGGAGTTCATGTCCACCAGGCTGGGCGTTCGGCGCGAGTCCAACGTCCTGTCGGCGGTGTCCAAGGTCGCTGACGATGGCAAGCTCTACTACGAAGTTGAG GTGAACATAAAATCCTATGCGAGCAACAACGAGCTGGCCGTGATGCCGCAGGACAGGGTGCAGAGCCTGGAGTGGGACCGCCGGTACTTGTCGGTGCTCGGCGTCGAGAACAAGCGGCTCTACGAGCTCCGGCTGCAGACGCCGGAGCAGGTGTTCATGCAGGAAGAGGAAGACATCAGAAGAGTCATGGACTCCTTCAGGGTCATCAAGACGGCGTAG